The window GTGGTGGATGTGCGTGAGCATGTTGGTGTGTGGATGTACTCACGGATGGTCAACAGGCCAGAAGTTGATCAGTGTAACAGGactgcaagacaaaaaaaaaagatgcaatgaTGGACAGGACGAGTAGATGCATTGAAAGCATGATAATGACATGATTGTTAAGAAGCACCAAACACACAAACCCACTGATGTGACAAGACAGTTCAGTCCTAACAGCATTTTCTTTTAGTGATCATGATGTCTCTTgccaaaagttttttattttattttattttaaataggttGATTCAACATTGCTGGTTGTGTGTTAGGATTGaaattaaaaaagggaaaaaatgctGTAAGAATAATGCGTGTGTGCATTTAGCACAGTTTTACTATTACTCTGACAGACTGCACACATTTGCAGCTGCTCCTCTACAGGGGGAAAAATAATTCCACGGCATAAACACTCCTACTGTGAACACGAGTAATGATCAATGCACACAGTAAAGCAGAAAACAAATCCAAGCAAAACTCTTGCAGCTGCAATCTAAGGTTTGCAAGTGTTCAGAGTCATCTTTATTTGTCTCGTTTGCAACTGTTTGACCaggttaaattgttttatttagagtgtttcagatgaaaatatatatatgcatagttctcatcagtcggaaatacagataaacgctttcatttgttgtatttttgatcctgaaagaaaacagaacaaacaaaagagcgaatcataccaccgtctgaggttgtgcttcaagtcgaacgcacccatttttaaatcgttcacggctgagcatcgcgagaggcggatctgcgccagagcacgcatttgtaaatgagctgcacgaagtcaaaaaaacaacaaccctggatagcctagattaggcccatattcacaaatgtgttagctgtggaatgaaatatctgatattcggattgtcaaatacatgcaagtggaagtgtattgttgtttaaacacctttataacgatgcgcaatataattttataattttttaaaagtggaatgtaggcctatttttacgtttgcacgtgactgttttgaacccgtgtttccctgtgtccgacccgacccgcacccgtatccgacacagttggatatttttcacccgtttcagccaaattGGCGGGtcacccgtgcaggactctaatATAAATGTTGCCTTagcaactaactgaaaaaaaagcttacattgaaatactaaattattaaaacagatgaaaacctgaaaaaaaaccggcatataaaattattaaaatgttacaatttaaataaactgaaaatattaaattttataatagtacataaataatactaaaataggcTAGTATGATCCTAAATCAGTCAAAACCTGCCCTTTTGATCAACTACCCATTGTTTAAATGTGTTCGACGCATTAATTCTGCTCTTTTGATAGCATCTGGAGTCACAGTGCCATGCGCACtgtgcttttaataataatagacaCAAAAGCGGCCCTATCTGCCGTCACATGTCTAATTAGTAGCTGATGGTAAATGATGAAGTAAACACATAAAAAGCACGAATCTCACGTCTCCATGTTGTCTCCCTCAAGGATGGTCTGGACGGGAAGGTAACCCATGCGAGGATGCTTGGCAAAATAGCGCTTTGTCCTGAACTTATTCTTCAACACCTTGGCAAAGTCTCTCACGTCCTCTCCTGACGTCGTCTGAAGTAAAAGGACACAAAAAGTCATAACTCGTACTTTAATCTTAAAACACACTGACATTGCCAGATACAAAACTTCCAATGCAATGCTATGAAGGCAAAAAGCAAAAACCTACTGGTGTGCAATATTCAACCATAGGGTACTGCATCTTGTGACCTTTAGCCACTCTGCCAGAAAAGAAGCAGCTTTGGCAGATATCATAGTTAAAGTGCTTTAAACTTCTGTACCTGTAGAGACCAGACACAAACAGTGAGATCAGTGTTGAAGTCTTTGCCAAAACATTCTGGATCTGAAGGGACATGCATGTAAGGTTATTTCCGGGAAAAGTGTAGTTGCGTCTTGATCCTCCAGGTGGAGCTGTTCCCTGTTCTCTCATCCTCTCAATAGAGAGCATATAACAATCCTTCTGCTGGATTCTAATAGTATAATAGTCATTCTAATAAAAAGGATAAATTCtgcaaaaataagtaaataaataaaatgatttcatgATTTACCTACACAATAcatacacttccattcaaaagattggggatggtaagttttttttttttttttacttctattcagcaaagatgcatttcattcattaaatgtacattacaaaagatgtgtttttttgttttatacaaaagattacttcaaataaaaacagcttttttgaattttatatttataaaagtgtctctacaaaaaatattaagcagcacaactgttttcaaaatagatgataaagaaataacacaaataccaaatcagcatatgagaatgatttctgaaggatcatgtgacagaagactatttcaaaagaaataacattttaaaacagattaaaataaaatacacttatttaaagttttaatatatcATTATACTGTATTATACCTTGTcttatttttgaccaaataaatgcagctctgaTTAGCTTAGGATATgtctctatattttttttacattttgatcaaTCTGATAACTTTTCTATTCTAACAATGCAAAGCAGTGTATAGATGCCTTTCATGATTTTTAGCATTGTTTTCCCATGCTATCCATGATCTTATTCGTTGGAAATATAACAGATTGAAAAATTAGTTTAACAGTCAAAAAATCTCACGAAAAGACAAACTAATGCTTCATAAGACAAGGAAGAAAGTGAATAGGGTCATGTTGATATCATGCTGAATTCAAAGTTGAATACATGAAAATACTTTATGCAAAGAACTAGAACTACAGTGTTCTCCCACcaataataatgagaaaaaaaacagtgcaGCTTTCCAAGCCTCAAAACAGACCAAGTTATTCTTTTTCAAAGTCTGCCTTGAAGTTTGGTGCAATGCTtaataatgcacacacacacaaaaactgctGATACTTTTAAAGCACCTGAGGCCGAATCAGTCATTCTGAATAATAGCACTAAAGAAAAGGTCCATACCTGAAGCCAATAATAGGACATTCCTTACAAATGTTGCATTTAGCCTGGTGCTTTGCTGTCTCAGCGGCCGCCACACGGTGAAGGACAGGAAGCCAAACCATCGACTGAGGTTCTAAACGCATCCAGTCCAGGAAGACTGAAGCCTCAAGCTCTGGTTTGTTATTGGCCTTCATATCAGAGCGAAAGAAGATCAACTCAGGAAACGCAGAAAAAGTGCTTATTCCACAGTAACCTGCTCATGAATGAAGACGGTGGTTACTTACAAACTGAAAGCAGCTGCGCACGCTGGGCTCGATATTGCTCCCTCCGAAAGACGCCACCTCACCCAGCTGTCTGGGGATCTGAATGGCGTCGTGCAGAAGGAGGCCGAGGCGCCGCTGGTCACAGAAGCCTGTGGCACTGGCCACCTCTCGGAATAAAACTAGAGAGTACAGGAAGAAATTTCTCACTCTGAAGTGTAACTAAAACACTTGATCTAAAAGCCATCAATTGCTGTGCGGTTGCTAGGTGGGTAAACATTTATTTCTGAGCAGCTGTTGTATTACACCTCGTGTTATATACTCGAAACGAGCAAACTCCAAAGCTTTACAACTGTGTTTACTACAGCAGTGCTATTAACAAGCAAACAATGACAACATACTACAAGGCACGTAAAACACCTGAGAGAGCTGTAAACCGCTAGCAGTACAGCTCCATAAACCAAGTGAATATCTTGGCTCTTACTATGGCTTACAGAcagaacagaaagaaagaagcaCATAAGAGAAGCAGAAAAACTTACATCTGTACTTATCTTCAAGGTGAGCTTTGCACAAACAGATTATTCCTGTTTTGAAGGATAGGGTACGAATCTTTCCGGCTCGTCCTctgcagtaaaaaataaaaaaaaataagatgggGACAAATGACTAAAGCAAGACCGTCATTTGCTCTCTGTTCTGCAGATAAAGATCAGAAACAAAGTACTCTCAATGTTTCTGCACCATAAGTTGgtaaaatatacagtactgtactttttttttttttgtgcacccAGGGTACAGGAAgggtttttaaaatcaaattcaagACATTAAGGGGTATTTttcgcacacacaaaaaaaaatacaattaatatcatACGTCCAACGCAGAACAAACCcgtgattaaaaaaaagtgtattctCTTTTATATAATTAAACAGGCTGGGGCACTTACTTAATGAGGACTTAATGCCATTTATATCagcaaaaagtttaaaataatcaaaacacgCTTTATTCAGTCTGTATTTAAAATGGTTTATGTACTACCATATCAATACATACTAATTAGAGGatgatttaaattagattttgcaGATATGGTAATAATGTGCTTTAAAAAACTATTGTTTAGACACTAGTAAAATCTATATACTGAATATGTTAAATATAGTTTTAGTCTTTTCTTTCTGTGATGGGGTGGTGCAGAGGGATGCTTTCCTACAACATCTTTCAAATCAAACACAAAAGAGTAAACAGTCATAATTCTTCAACGGTAGCATTAATGCACTGTATTTATTGAAACCGTGAGCCTGAAGAATGGCGCCACATTTTGACTTTGAAACATTAAATCATGGCCTTTTGAAATTGAACCTTAAAACCTCTTAAAATGACAACTTCATTATTTATaccatttaagactttttaaggctttaaaaatatatttaagagtTTTTAAGGACGCACAGATACCATGTCAACACCCCATCTTCTTTAAATAACAGCTTTGCAAGACTTAGAATGAAAACAACTCCAATGCTTTTCTCTGGGTTTACTCTGGGGGGCAGACAGGGGGTCTTCTGTGGAATCTACCACCTCCATGTACAAACACTGCatgatttatggctcagtgtgaTCCTACGAAGAAACATGCTGAGAACTGACTTCAACTCCAGCTGATGCTCTCTGACTCATATGTTCAAAGATTTAATggattagttcaccccaaatgTAAAacgctgtcatcatttactcaacctcatgttgctACAACCTCACACGACCTTCTTTCATTCATGAATTTTAATGATGCAGTGCAGCaaggacattcttcaaaatatctctgtgtttacTTTGCACAGAAGACAGCAAGTcatgatttggaatgacatgagggagagtaaatgataaaTTTGAGCTATTGGTTAACATGTTAACCCCTTTAAGTgcgaacatcgccgacggccccagtttattattgtttcactttcacagcacattaaacatcactgtcttacttcatctggacaaactgtgcatcaattgaaagtttaaagactctagtttcgatatttgaccaatattttgataaaacattgttgcagtgacagatatttagtgatttatgtcagaagtgcaaaataataaatccgtattatgccacattttgaatagaaattaatcACTAACTAATATTCAGTcaggtcagcagcggtttatttgtgttcacatagactcactgaacagcgtcaataaggatttatagacaaaagatgcatatctgcggagatatatggatatttttactgatgtttacttcatatttcttcagacagaatcgtaatttctattcattttccacggatttacgcgatcagatgataaacagcctctcccagcgatctctgtgtgtgcgtgcagtagtcacagctcgtgcggtgtgtgactcagactctgattgggccttgcCAAATGTCAATCTTACagtgtcatatatggacaccgccacatcgtgtcacatgcttcctgcacacttcctggtagttatctggccaaaacaacactgaaacacctttgtacacacgaaatatccaaataataaacccgcgattacgatagtaaagcttggtatgagaatttcttgagatctggggcgttttaataaaaaaaatcgaaaatgtacatgggaaatgctaacttgtgcagcgatgaaaaaggctacaaataacatatttttacaacagtaaacgaccaaattccatccctgatcgctaaaggaagttattataaacactcgatcggggtttaaagtgagttttgagtaaaagtgtgttaataatttcataaattgtctgctgTAGctagatgctaacgttagctacaatgctactaatagcaggtgcttttcttcttcataatgcatttttgtctcaataattcacgtaaggtcgtaagaaaatgttttgttgtatttttatagtaagacttttgataaataagggctaaatgcaaagagagactgaagtgagatcgctgctttgttgctttgtaaagcctgaaaaaccacaatcaaggctaataaaggtggaataaaaacaaaagaataatgataaaagaataatgcggataatgtgtcgtacctggaggaggtgtgaaagactcgtttggtgagaacaatacaatcatgaaacgggcagttttcacagccaaacacacatataaaacacacatcagtgtttacatgtgagatcttacagagatgacaagggccataaatcaatctgattagccttctctaaaaacacacatgacatggccttagaaaatatttcataaaattcacagttttacagattcgattatgacattttttatgaagttttggaagacttgtggccttagctacactgtgttttcaaactcatttcctacatcaaaatttttttaaatacatttaaaacatatgtttttaatatttttatttttgtttttatgtttgagcttatatatctctattatcataacagtctgagtgattctgattcctgaacagtaaactttaaagtgtcagctttgtgaacaaaggttgattatttatctagtcagaaagaatcatgagcagaaacctttttattttgggtatgtcatttctgtctccatgccaaaaaaggggggttactagtaagttaaacacacaaataataaaacatgattgAACATACGTATCATAAACGTTGAGCAGCCAGTTTAGACACATGTCCACACACAGAGGCACGTTAACCAGGCTGCTGTGCTGCTGCTCCATGCGGTCGTAGATGCTGGTCAGACAGTTGATCACTTGCATGATGTCCATGAATTGTTCGTTCTGTTTCAGATTGTGCTGCTCAAAGGCCTCACAGGCTGCAGACATGCCCAGAAGATCCActgtgcacagaaaaaaaaaagctaaagtgTTGCAATGCTGTTTCTTGGTTTTAGACAAAAGGAGGAATATTTTAGCTCTCCATCAAACTGAAAAAAGGCATTTTGTGGACTTACAGCAGAGCGCTTTCTGCATTCGTCTGAGCTTCATCGCCGTCCTGTATGCCGAGAACCGGACGTTGTTGAGATCCGCTGTTTAGtggcaaatgttcattttagcaaaCCGGTCATGCAACATTTCATTACTGTCACAGTCTCAACACAGCATTTGACAATTTCTAATTATGATCTTATTTGTTGCGTTCTGAAAAACAGGAAGCAGAAACATCAAGCTAGTTTCATTCAattattttctgcattttaaGTACACTGATCAAACATGTTTCATCTAACAATCTGACATTTATTCAAGGGCAATTATGCTACCACACAGATTCAAACACTGCAAAAGTGGGAGGTATAACTACTTCAAATTAGACTTGAGAAATATGGTTCAGCCTTTCAATTTTCTGTACAccaatagtattatttataacatgattttacattaatcattattttacagccACTGTTGCCAAGAGTAAACATAAAGACGCTAAATATACACTTAttatatccttgctgaataattacgaaaacattttaatatacaataaaatccCACTTGAATATCTCCATTAACAGTTTTGCATGACAacagtattaaaaaaatgataatgaaaTGACTATTAATATTCAGTTCAGCCATATGCACATCAGATCTGAATCAGGCGTACCTAATGACTGGTACAGTTCTGCCATCTTTGGGTGGTCCCAACATGTTGTTTGGGTCTGGTGACTGCAAGCAAAAACATGATGAAATACAATAAACACTAGCCTACCTCTGTCTGAAAAAAACATACTTTATAATAAATACCAAATGATGCTATACAACATCCATAAAAGTGCTTATGACTATATTTAGTGCTAGAGACAGTGTCATCCATCTAGGGTAATACAAATTAAGACGAGGCCTTGAGTCATTGTACATCAAACAATAAATCTGTGTAGTCTTCAAGCTCAAGAATACCCAAGTTATACTCTTCATCTAATAAATCCAATAATGTAAGATTATCATGACAGTGGCTAAAAACATACTAACTGTAgtttatttactcatcctcatgttgttacTTGTGTTATTTTGTGGAAGACAGAATGTGAATTTAAAAGAATACTCTTGCCTGGCCATTATTTTCAGTACAGTGGAAGTAAATGAAAAATGGGGTGGTAACGCGAAAAAAATGGCAGCATAAACATATCATAAAATCGGTCCATATGGAAAACAACTGTAGCAATTCTAGGATACCGTCATGCTGTTACATACTTTATAGCCTCCATTTctatttcactttcattatattgaaaataataatcagaatGTTCTTCAAAAACATCCCTTTTATGTTCCATGGATAAAAAGTCCCACGTGAGAAATGACAGatctttcatttttgagtgaaagaTGCCTTtaaggaaatgaaaaaaaaaaaaaccgagtTGAAAGGGACTTTTATGTTGTAATGTGTTTTCCCTAGCAATATAAtgcatatgtttttaaaaaacaaacattttgtcaCATTATGCCAGAGGTTAAGGTCTCTTGAGTAAAGAAGACGGAATAGGCAATGTGCCAAAACTAAACAAAGTTACGCAAAGAATTGTGGGCATGTTTGTGACTGAAACTCACTAAACTGCAACTTATCCCAATTAATAGTGTTCCTGCAGCATGTTCATTTGGCAGTGACTGAAAACATTTAAAGACTGTTGGAACTTAGAGTCAAAAACTCATCTCGCAACTCACTTTATCTGATATTTCCCATGAATAAACAGTTTGAAGTCCATTGTTTAGATCCATGGGAATAGCTC is drawn from Carassius gibelio isolate Cgi1373 ecotype wild population from Czech Republic chromosome B1, carGib1.2-hapl.c, whole genome shotgun sequence and contains these coding sequences:
- the LOC127949208 gene encoding dystrophin isoform X9, with protein sequence MRENLRNHQTQTTCWDHPKMAELYQSLADLNNVRFSAYRTAMKLRRMQKALCLDLLGMSAACEAFEQHNLKQNEQFMDIMQVINCLTSIYDRMEQQHSSLVNVPLCVDMCLNWLLNVYDTGRAGKIRTLSFKTGIICLCKAHLEDKYRFLFREVASATGFCDQRRLGLLLHDAIQIPRQLGEVASFGGSNIEPSVRSCFQFANNKPELEASVFLDWMRLEPQSMVWLPVLHRVAAAETAKHQAKCNICKECPIIGFRYRSLKHFNYDICQSCFFSGRVAKGHKMQYPMVEYCTPTTSGEDVRDFAKVLKNKFRTKRYFAKHPRMGYLPVQTILEGDNMETPVTLINFWPVDHPPSSSPQLSHDDTHSRIEHYASRLAEMENRNGSYVNDNVSPNESMDDEHLLIQHYCQSLNQGSPLSQPQSPSQILISMETEEKGELERVLNDLEQENRKLQAEYDRLKKTHDHKGLSPLPSPPQMLPVSPQSPRDAELIAEAKLLRQHKGRLEARMQILEDHNKQLESQLKRLRQLLEQPQTDSKVNGTALSSPSTASPRSDTSLASLRVAASQTTETMGDDELSSPSQDASTGLEDVIEQLNSSFPHSQGPNVGSLFHMVDNIGHAMESLVNVITEERDLD